From the genome of Pseudomonas sp. TMP9, one region includes:
- a CDS encoding VWA domain-containing protein: protein MLSLWPHWQRPFWLLLVPLLGVLLWQLWHREKRSGRWQALLPVAFQAALLTANQGRSSRLPLLALGLAWLLALTALLGPSWQRIEQHNPKPADPLVVMLELTPEMLASDASPNRLAQAKRKLLDLLAARQDAQTAIVVYAGSAHTVVPLSDDLATSRNLLDALNPGIMPEPGRRADLAVVKALQLLEQGAQGNGRLLLLTSSLNQTERQAITQALGRRGERLHILGIGSAQGAPIIQQDGSFLKDPQGAILLPRLDGSGLKRFANERGGRYQGITLDERDVRSLGLLDAPQHVRRDGELTRLQAWADQSHWLVVALLLLAACAARRGWLLCLPFLLLSLPQTSYAISMEDLWLRADQQGQRLLDAQQPAAAAQRFNDPRWQGQALYQAGDYAAAAERFASGQTASDHYNRGNALARSNELEAAIDAYTQALELQPDFTQAQKNQALVEQLLQHNQQPQNQADKPPEPSEQQKTPEAQPQAGQPDQSAQQQAEQAPAQATEPEKQPNDKDKEPVQPGSSEEPDTAPPQPDKGDGDSREEQIATAEPALDGERRQALEQWLRQIPDDPGELLRRKFRLEQQHQEQLQ from the coding sequence CTGCTCAGCCTCTGGCCGCACTGGCAACGACCGTTCTGGCTGCTGCTGGTGCCGCTACTGGGCGTACTGCTGTGGCAACTCTGGCACCGGGAGAAACGCAGCGGCCGCTGGCAAGCCTTGTTGCCGGTAGCTTTTCAAGCGGCGCTGCTGACTGCCAATCAAGGCCGCAGCAGTCGCCTGCCTTTACTGGCATTGGGTCTTGCTTGGTTGCTGGCACTCACCGCACTGTTAGGGCCGAGCTGGCAACGCATCGAGCAGCACAATCCAAAACCTGCCGACCCACTGGTGGTGATGCTGGAGCTGACGCCTGAGATGCTCGCCAGCGACGCCTCGCCCAATCGCCTGGCTCAGGCTAAGCGCAAACTACTCGACCTGCTGGCGGCGCGACAGGATGCGCAAACCGCCATCGTCGTCTATGCCGGCAGTGCGCACACCGTAGTGCCGTTGTCGGATGACCTGGCCACCAGCCGCAACCTGCTCGACGCACTTAACCCAGGGATCATGCCTGAACCTGGCAGACGCGCCGACTTGGCGGTGGTCAAGGCCCTGCAACTGCTCGAACAAGGCGCCCAAGGCAACGGCCGTTTACTGTTGCTGACCAGCAGCCTTAACCAAACAGAACGTCAGGCCATCACCCAGGCCCTTGGCCGCCGCGGCGAACGCCTGCATATTCTCGGCATTGGCAGCGCTCAGGGCGCACCGATCATTCAGCAGGACGGCTCGTTCCTGAAAGATCCACAGGGCGCCATTTTGCTGCCGCGCTTGGACGGCAGCGGCCTCAAGCGTTTTGCCAATGAACGTGGCGGCCGCTATCAGGGCATAACGCTGGATGAGCGTGACGTGCGCAGCCTAGGCCTACTGGATGCACCGCAACACGTTCGCCGCGACGGCGAACTGACCCGCCTGCAAGCCTGGGCCGACCAGAGCCATTGGCTGGTAGTGGCGCTGTTGCTACTGGCCGCCTGCGCCGCTCGCCGTGGCTGGCTGCTGTGCCTACCGTTTTTGCTACTGAGCCTGCCGCAAACCAGTTATGCCATAAGCATGGAAGACCTCTGGCTGCGCGCTGACCAACAAGGCCAGCGCTTGCTTGATGCACAACAACCGGCGGCGGCGGCGCAGCGCTTTAATGACCCGCGCTGGCAAGGCCAGGCGCTTTATCAGGCCGGAGATTACGCCGCAGCCGCCGAGCGCTTCGCCAGTGGACAAACCGCCAGCGATCACTACAACCGGGGCAACGCCCTGGCGCGCAGCAATGAGTTAGAAGCCGCCATAGATGCCTATACCCAGGCACTGGAGCTGCAACCAGACTTTACCCAAGCACAAAAAAACCAAGCCTTAGTTGAGCAACTGTTGCAGCACAACCAACAGCCGCAGAATCAAGCAGATAAGCCACCAGAGCCCAGCGAACAGCAAAAGACGCCTGAGGCGCAACCGCAAGCTGGGCAGCCTGACCAGAGCGCGCAACAACAGGCCGAGCAAGCGCCCGCCCAAGCAACAGAGCCAGAAAAACAGCCGAATGATAAGGACAAAGAGCCGGTGCAACCCGGCTCAAGCGAAGAACCAGACACGGCGCCGCCTCAACCGGATAAAGGCGATGGCGACAGCCGTGAAGAGCAAATCGCCACCGCTGAACCGGCCCTTGATGGCGAGCGCCGGCAGGCATTAGAACAGTGGCTAAGGCAGATCCCCGATGATCCGGGTGAGCTGCTGCGGCGTAAATTCAGGCTGGAACAACAGCACCAGGAACAACTGCAATGA
- a CDS encoding DUF4381 domain-containing protein produces MNLLDQLEPLIAPPAISWWPPAPGWWLLALLLPLLLWASFKLLKRLPRKASASTAEAPLDPLRQAALNELEQLKKPYDGAHAGPWLQQLNAILKRLCRERYPQSHSHVLSSRAWLAFLDSRCPAAGLTRWMVLVEGTYRPHCNLDDKAIAGLNQAVSIWIRKHV; encoded by the coding sequence GTGAACCTGCTGGATCAACTTGAACCGCTGATCGCTCCGCCCGCCATCAGCTGGTGGCCGCCGGCACCCGGCTGGTGGCTATTGGCGTTGTTACTGCCATTGCTGCTGTGGGCCAGCTTTAAATTGCTTAAACGCCTGCCACGCAAAGCGTCCGCGTCAACAGCCGAAGCGCCTTTAGACCCGCTGCGCCAAGCTGCACTCAACGAACTCGAACAGCTGAAAAAACCCTATGACGGCGCGCACGCCGGCCCTTGGCTGCAACAACTGAATGCCATCCTCAAGCGCCTGTGCCGCGAGCGCTACCCGCAAAGCCACAGCCACGTGCTCAGCAGCCGCGCCTGGTTGGCCTTTCTCGACAGCCGCTGCCCCGCCGCCGGCTTGACGCGCTGGATGGTCTTGGTCGAAGGCACCTATCGCCCGCATTGCAACTTGGATGACAAAGCCATCGCCGGGCTCAACCAAGCGGTATCGATCTGGATTCGCAAACATGTTTGA
- a CDS encoding DUF58 domain-containing protein, with product MHDQPTQPGIRVSLGELIEMRHRVREVQLFSTPAQRSPLIGLHHSKLRGRGVDFDQVRIYQPGDDVRTIDWRVTARTQEPHTKLFHEERERPIYIMVEQSRQLFFGSGLMFKSVLAAQAASLIGWAALGHNDRIGGLVFGDLEHHEVKPRRSKQSLLQLLSRLAKANQALNNDSQGGRDSFGLALRRAREVLRPGSLVVVLCDERTLSDSSEQQLLLLARHTDLLLLPLSDPLDHALPNAGLLRFTEQGAQLELDTQDPHLRQAYRSLADARQARWQRLAQKLGVPLLALSTQREMIEQLREHLNAQRPRKTS from the coding sequence ATGCATGACCAACCCACGCAGCCTGGCATTCGCGTTAGCCTCGGTGAACTGATCGAGATGCGTCACCGTGTGCGTGAGGTACAACTGTTCTCGACGCCAGCACAGCGCAGCCCGCTGATCGGCCTGCACCACTCCAAGCTGCGTGGCCGCGGTGTGGACTTTGATCAAGTGCGCATCTATCAACCCGGCGACGATGTACGCACCATAGATTGGCGGGTCACCGCGCGCACCCAAGAGCCGCACACCAAACTGTTCCATGAAGAGCGCGAGCGACCGATCTACATCATGGTCGAGCAAAGCCGGCAGCTGTTTTTCGGCTCCGGGCTGATGTTCAAATCGGTACTCGCCGCCCAAGCCGCCAGCCTGATCGGCTGGGCCGCACTGGGCCATAACGATCGCATCGGCGGCTTGGTATTCGGCGACTTGGAGCACCACGAAGTCAAACCTCGGCGCAGCAAACAAAGCCTGTTGCAACTGCTTAGCCGCCTGGCCAAAGCCAACCAAGCGTTGAATAACGACAGTCAAGGTGGTCGCGATAGCTTTGGTTTGGCCCTGCGCCGTGCTCGCGAAGTGCTGCGCCCCGGCAGCTTGGTGGTGGTGCTGTGCGATGAGCGCACCCTCAGCGACAGCAGCGAACAGCAGTTACTGCTGCTGGCGCGGCATACCGACTTACTGCTGCTGCCATTGTCCGATCCGCTTGACCACGCACTGCCCAATGCTGGCCTGCTGCGCTTCACCGAGCAAGGCGCGCAGCTGGAACTCGACACCCAGGACCCCCATCTACGCCAAGCCTACCGTAGCCTGGCCGATGCACGCCAAGCGCGCTGGCAGCGCCTGGCACAAAAACTCGGTGTACCGCTGCTGGCATTAAGCACGCAACGGGAAATGATCGAGCAACTGCGCGAACACCTGAATGCCCAGCGGCCGAGGAAAACCTCGTGA
- a CDS encoding VWA domain-containing protein codes for MFEFAWPWAFLLAPLPWLLRAWLPAADSGEAALKISFLAELEGLSGRRARPRLPAIRQQLPFMLIWLLLLLACMRPQWLGQPLPLPASGRDLLLAVDVSGSMDFADMQWQEREVSRLTLVKHLLGDFIDGREGDRVGLILFGSRAYLQSPLTFDRQTVHTWLDEAQINIAGPQTAIGDAIGLAVKRLRERPAQSRVLVLVTDGANNGGEIDPMTAARLAAEESITIYPVGIGADPAQGGVLGMLGFNPGIELDEPSLRAIADATGGEYFRARDREELEAIEATLDRLEPVAQKPTLARPTLPLYPWPLGLALALSLLLVSQTLWPTLQQRWRSRLASLRGKRHE; via the coding sequence ATGTTTGAGTTCGCCTGGCCGTGGGCCTTTCTCCTTGCCCCCCTGCCTTGGTTGCTGCGCGCCTGGCTGCCGGCCGCAGACAGTGGCGAAGCAGCGTTAAAAATCAGCTTTCTGGCTGAGCTGGAGGGTTTGAGCGGTCGGCGCGCGCGGCCGCGCCTGCCCGCCATACGCCAACAACTGCCATTTATGCTGATTTGGCTGTTACTGCTGCTCGCCTGCATGCGCCCGCAGTGGCTCGGCCAGCCATTACCGTTGCCCGCCAGTGGCCGCGATCTGTTGCTGGCCGTGGATGTATCTGGCTCCATGGATTTCGCCGATATGCAGTGGCAAGAGCGTGAGGTCAGCCGCTTAACCTTGGTTAAGCACCTGCTCGGCGACTTTATCGACGGCCGCGAAGGTGATCGGGTTGGCCTGATCCTGTTTGGCAGCCGCGCGTATTTGCAGTCGCCGCTGACCTTCGACCGGCAGACCGTGCACACCTGGCTGGATGAGGCGCAGATCAATATTGCCGGGCCACAAACCGCCATTGGCGACGCCATTGGCCTAGCAGTCAAGCGTCTGCGCGAGCGTCCCGCACAAAGCCGGGTACTGGTGCTGGTGACTGACGGCGCCAACAATGGCGGTGAAATTGATCCCATGACGGCCGCTCGCCTGGCAGCAGAAGAAAGCATCACCATTTACCCCGTCGGCATCGGCGCCGACCCCGCGCAAGGTGGCGTGCTTGGCATGCTGGGTTTCAACCCAGGGATTGAGCTGGATGAACCGAGCTTGCGCGCCATTGCTGACGCCACCGGTGGCGAATACTTCCGCGCCCGCGACCGTGAAGAGCTAGAAGCTATCGAAGCAACCCTCGACCGCCTAGAGCCCGTGGCGCAGAAGCCAACCCTGGCACGTCCGACCTTGCCACTTTACCCTTGGCCGCTGGGGCTCGCTTTGGCCCTTAGCCTGCTATTAGTCAGCCAAACGCTCTGGCCAACCCTGCAACAACGCTGGCGTAGCCGGCTAGCATCGCTGCGGGGTAAGCGTCATGAGTGA